A region of the Myxococcus stipitatus DSM 14675 genome:
AGCGTCAGCCTTCCAAGCTGAATGTCGTGGGTTCGAATCCCATTTCCCGCTCCAAACGTTGTAGTTCATAGTATCGCCAAGCCCTGATAGCTCAGTTGGCAGAGCGCATCCTTGGTAAGGATGAGGTCACCAGTTCAATCCTGGTTCAGGGCTCCATTTTTTAGAGGAGTGTCATGGCCAAGGAGAAGTTCGAGCGTAACAAGCCCCACGTGAACATCGGCACGATCGGACACGTGGACCACGGCAAGACGTCGCTGACGGCGGCCATCACGAAGGTGCTGGCGAAGACGGGCGGCGCCACGTTCCTGGCGTACGACCAGATCGACAAGGCGCCGGAAGAGCGCGAGCGCGGCATCACGATTTCGACGGCGCACGTGGAGTACCAGACGGCGAACCGTCACTACGCGCATGTCGACTGTCCGGGCCACGCCGACTACGTGAAGAACATGATCACGGGCGCTGCGCAGATGGACGGCGCGATTCTCGTGGTGTCGGCGGCGGACGGCCCGATGCCGCAGACGCGTGAGCACATCCTGCTGGCGCGCCAGGTCGGCGTTCCGTACATCGTGGTCTTCCTGAACAAGGTGGACCTGCTGGACGACCCCGAGCTGCGCGAGCTCGTGGAGATGGAGGTCCGGGACCTGCTGAAGAAGTACGAGTTCCCTGGCGACACCATCCCCATCATCCCCGGGTCCGCCGTGAAGGCGCTCGAGGGTGACGCGAGCGACATCGGCGAGCCGGCCATCCTGAAGCTGATGGCGGCGGTGGACAGCTACATCCCGACCCCGCAACGCGCGACGGACAAGCCCTTCCTGATGCCGGTGGAGGACGTGTTCTCCATCGCCGGCCGTGGAACGGTGGCGACGGGTCGCGTGGAGCGTGGCAAGGTGAAGGTCGGCGAGGAAGTTGAAGTCGTCGGTCTGCGTCCGACGCAGAAGACGGTCGTGACGGGCGTGGAGATGTTCCGCAAGCTGCTGGACGAGGGCATGGCGGGCGACAACATCGGCGCGCTGGTCCGCGGCCTGAAGCGCGAGGACATGGAGCGTGGCCAGGTGATTGCGAAGCCGGGCTCCATCACGCCGCACACCAAGTTCAAGGCGCAGATCTACGTGCTTTCGAAGGAAGAGGGTGGTCGTCACACCCCGTTCTTCAAGGGTTACCGCCCGCAGTTCTACTTCCGCACGACGGACGTGACGGGAACGGTGAAGCTGCCGGAGAACGTGGAGATGGTGATGCCGGGCGACAACATTGCCATCGAGGTGGAGCTGATCACCCCTGTGGCGATGGAGAAGGAGCTGCGCTTCGCTGTTCGCGAGGGTGGCCGCACCGTGGGCGCCGGCGTCGTTGCCGAGGTCGTCGAGTAATTCGCCTGGGAGGCACTCAAGCCTCCTGGCCCCAAACACCGGATTTCGAGGGGAAGGTGCCTTCTGGTAACCTTCCCCTTCCGTGTCTGATGAGGTAGGCCATGCCGAAGGGCAATCGTTCCATCATTTCGCTCGAGTGCACGGTGTGCAAGGAGCGGAACTACACGACCACGAAGAACAAGCGGAAGAGCCAGGACAAGCTCGAGTTGAGCAAGTTCTGCTCGCGGTGCCGCAAGCACACGGACCACAAGGAAGGTAAGGTCTAGGTCGGTAGTTCCTGAGAGTTCTTAGGCCAGTAGCTCCAACGGTAGAGCAGCGGTCTCCAAATCCGCGTGTTGGGGGTTCGAATCCCTCCTGGCCTGCCAAGTCTCAGTAGGAGCGGGGCCCCCGGTACCTGGAGGTACCGGGGGTTCCTGTGTTTCCGCAGTTCGTGAAATTTCGCATCCGCTTTACCTCGTGAGGCATCATGGCGACGGCATCAGAGGCCAGCCAGCAGGCTAACCGCTCGGCGATGGATCCGAAGCGGCTCGTTGTCATCTTCTACCTCCTCGCCGCCATTGTCCTGGCGCTGTTCCTGGAGCGCGTCTTCGGGATGCTCTGGGCCAGCTTCGGATGGCCGGACGGCGTCCTCATCGAGGGCTCGGACTGGAAGGTCTCCACCCTGGTGGGCTACGTGTCCGCGGTGGGGCTTGCGCTGTTGGGCTACTTCCATCCGAAGACGCACACGCTCTCCCTGGAAGTGGCCTCCGAGCTGATGAAGGTGTCCTGGCCTACCTGGCCGGAGACCCGGACGTCGACCATGGCCGTGGTCGTCGCCTCGCTCGTCGCCGCGGTGCTCCTCTTCTGCATTGACTCCGCCGCGTACAAATTGATGGTGGATTGGCTGCCCGCTCTGTGGGGGAAGCTGTAATGGCGATGAAATGGTACGTGGTCCACACCTACTCGAACTTCGAGAACCAGGCGAAGAAGAGCCTGGAGGAGAAGGTTCGCCTCGAGGGGCTGCAGGACCAGTTCGGTGAGATCCTCATCCCCATGGAGCAGGTCGTGGAGATGGTGAAGGGCGAGAAGAAGACGTCTCGCCGCAAGTTCTTCCCGGGCTACATCTTCGTGCAGATGGAGCTGAATGACCGGACGCTCCACCTGGTGAAGAACACGCCGAAGATCACCGGGTTCCCTGGGACGGTGCAGAACCAGAACCCGCTGCCCATCTCCGACCAGGAAGTGGCTCGGCTCACGTCGCAGATCTCCGAGGGCACGCTCAAGCCGAAGCCCAAGGTGCAGTTCGACGACGGCGACACGGTGCGCGTCATTGACGGGCCCTTCGCCAACTTCAACGGCACGGTGGAGGAGGTCAACGCGGAGAAGGGTCGCGTGAAGGTGCTCGTGAGCATCTTCGGTCGCGCGACCCCCGTGGAACTCGACTTCATGCAGGTGGAGAAGACCACCGGCTAGTTTTTCGTGGGCGACTCGGATAGAGCGCGCCCCGAGCAGTCTCCGTGCCCTCCGGGGCACGGTCCCATGGGTGGGAGGGTCTTCCCGTCTGAAGACCCGTTGGAACCACCCCCTCGAAAGGCAGTTGTCAGCCGATGAAGAAGGTCACAGGACAGGTCAAGCTGCAGATTCCCGCCGGCAAGGCGAACCCCGCTCCGCCGATCGGCCCCGCGCTCGGTCAGCAGGGCGTGAACATCATGGAGTTCTGCAAGCAGTTCAACGCGAAGACCCAGGCGGAGGCGAAGGAGGGGCTGATCATCCCGGTGATCATCACCGTCTATCAGGACCGCTCCTTCACGTTCATCCTCAAGACGCCTCCGGCGGCCGTCCTCATCAAGAAGGCGGCGGGCCTGCACACCGAGAAGAAGAAGGGCTCGGGCGCGAAGAAGCCTGGCAAGGAGAAGGTGGGGCAGATCACCCGGGCGCAGCTCGAGGAGATCGCCAAGAAGAAGATTCAGGACACCACCGCCGCGTCGCTTGAAGCCTGCATGAACACCATTGCTGGCACCGCGCGCTCCATGGGCATCGACGTCGTCGGCTAAGCCGCCGCCCACTCACGGACGAGGATTTCTGTCATGGCTCAGAATGGGAAGAAGTTCCGTGCGGCTGCCGCGATGGTGGACCGCGAGAAGCGCTACTCGGTTGCCGAGGGCTTTCAGCTTCTGAAGAAGACGGTGGATGCGCGCGCGTCGAAGTATGACCAGACGGTCGACGTCGCCATCAACCTGGGTGTGGACCCCAAGCACGCGGACCAGATGGTCCGTGGCGCCGTGGTTCTCCCCAACGGTACGGGCGCCACCGTGCGCGTGGCCGTGTTCGCGAAGGGCGAGCGCGCCACCGAGGCCACCAACGCCGGCGCCGACGTCGTGGGTGCCGAGGACCTCCAGAAGCGCATCGAGGAGGGCTTCCTCGACTTCGACACCGTCATCGCCACCCCGGACATGATGGGTGTCGTGGGTCGCCTCGGTAAGGTGCTCGGTCCCCGCGGCCTCATGCCGAACCCGAAGGTCGGCACGGTGACCATGGACGTGGCCAAGGCCATCCGCGACGCGAAGGGCGGTAAGGTCGACTTCCGCGTGGAGAAGGCCGGCATCGTTCACGCGAAGATGGGCAAGGCGTCGTTCGCGGCGGACAAGCTCGAGGGCAACTTCAACGCGCTGGTGGACCTGGTGATGAAGCTCAAGCCGGCCACCGCCAAGGGCGTGTATCTGAAGGGGATTGCCATCTCGACGACGATGGGCCCGGGTATCAAGATCGATACCCAGGAGATTCTGGCCCGTCACCGGTAGGCGGACAGGGGTCTGGCGGCCGTTCCTACCCCGCACCGGGGTGGCGGAACGGCTGCCTGCCTGACGCCTCAGGTTCGAAAGTTCTGGATCTTTGCTGAAGCCGGGGGTATAGGCCCCCGGCTTTTGCAATTGGAGCGCCACGTCATGAGACGGGCGTTTCCGACCTGGTTCATGACAGCAGGGACCCGGTCAGAGGAGAAGTGCCCCGTTGGGAACCGGGTGAATCCGGTCGGGTCATGGCTTCCTCTGTCGGGTTCAAACGGCCGAAAGGCCAGCCCTGCCGAGACTGGAGGTGCGGTGTGGTGTCTCTCGGAGACTCCTCTCGCTCTGCCACTTTGGCCCAGGCATCACGCCCATCGGAAGGTGGGCCAGTAAGGAGGTGAGTCAAAGTGCTGAAGAGCGAGAAGGAGGAGATGATCAAGGAACTCCACGAGAAGTTCTCGCGGACCAAGTCGGCTGTTGTCGCTGAGTTCTCCAAGGTGGATGTGGAGACGGTGACGAAGCTCCGCAAGAAGTTCCGTGAGGGCGGCGTCGAGTACAAGGTCATCAAGAACACGCTGGCGCGCCGTGCCGCGCAGGGCACGGACGTGGCTGTCATCGCTGATGACTTCACGGGTCCGGTGGCTCTGTGCCTGAGCTACGGCGACGTGGTGGCCCCGGCGAAGATCCTGACCGAGTTCACGAAGGACCTCGAGGACAAGATCAAGATCCGCAGCGCCGTGGTCGACGGCCGCAAGGTCGACGTCAACGGTGTCAAGCAGCTGGCGAAGCTGCCGGGTCTCAACGAGCTCCGGGCGCAGCTGCTCGGGATGCTCAACCAGCCTGCTGGCAAGCTGGTTCGGACGATTGCAGCTCCGGGTTCCCAGCTCGCGCGGGTCATCCAGGCCCACGCGGACAAGTCGCAGGGTTAGTTTCCCTGATTCATCCGAGAAGTTTCTCTACACCAACCTTGACGACCGTAGTTCCCACTCGGGAAGTAGGTCGTTAGTCAAACCCAGAAGGACAAAGTTCCATGGCTGACCTGAATGCAATCGTTGAGCAGCTCTCCGGCCTGACCATCATCGAGGCCGCCAACCTGGTGAAGGCCCTCGAGGAGAAGTGGGGCGTCTCCGCCGCCGCCGTCGCCGTCGCCGCTCCTGCGGGTGGCGCTGCGCCTGCTGCGGCCGTTGAGGAGAAGACGGAGTTCACGGTGGTGCTGTCGAACGCCGGCGCCAACAAGATCAACGTCATCAAGGAGATCCGCGCCATCACCGGCCTGGGCCTGAAGGAGGCCAAGGACCTGGTCGAGGGCGCGCCCAAGACGGTCAAGGAGGGCGTCAACAAGGACGACGCCAAGAAGATCAAGGACCAGCTCGTTGCCGCTGGCGCCACCGTCGACATCAAGTAAGTCGTACAGGGGCTGCTTGTTTTCCGGGATTTTCCAAGCAGCTTCCTGACCGAACGTGCAGGCCGGCGCTCCCAGTGCGGGGGGTGCCGGCTTTGCCCGTTTGACCTTTGCAAATTTCCCGGCGCCGCCGCGCGTTACTGAAGTTTGCCCCGCCCGAGCAGCCGTCCCCGGAGCCAGAATGCCGACGCAGATCCAGAACAATTTCCGCGTGCGGAAGACCTTCGCGAAGATCGCGAAGATCATCGACATTCCTAATCTTATCAACATCCAGAAGCAGTCCTACGAGAAGTTCCTCCAGGCCGATATCGCCCCGGAGAAGCGTGAGGACATCGGCCTTCAGGGTGTCTTCAACTCGGTGTTCCCGATTCGGGATTTCAACGAGACCTCGTCCCTGGAGTTCGTCAGCTACCATCTGGAGAAGCCCAAGTACGACGTCGATGAGTGCCACCAGCGTGGCATGACCTACAGCGCCCCCATCAAGGTGGTGGTGCGCCTGGTGGTGTGGGACAAGGACGAGGAGACCGGCGCCCAGTCCATCCGCGACGTGAAGGAGCAGGAGGTCTACTTCGGGGAAATCCCGTTGATGACCCAGAACGGCACCTTCATCATCAACGGAACGGAGCGCGTGGTCGTCAGCCAGCTGCACCGCAGCCCGGGTGCCTTCTTCGACCACGACAAGGGCAAGAGCCACTCGTCTGGCAAGCTGCTCTACAACGCCCGAATCATTCCCTACCGCGGTTCGTGGATCGACTTCGAGTTCGACCACAAGGACCTGCTGTACGTGCGCATCGACCGGCGGCGCAAGCTGCCCGCCACGGTGCTCATCCGCGCCCTGGGCGCCGTCAGCGACACCGCGAAGAAGAACCCGCTGGAGTTCAAGGGCTCCACCGAGGAGATCCTCAACTACTACTACGCCACGGAGACCATCTATCTCCAGAGCGCGGCGGACTTCGAGAAGAGCGTCGAGCTGGAGCTGCTCCCGGGCCAGCGTGCCACCCGCGACATCAAGACGAAGACAGGCGAGCTCATCGTCAAGAAGAACCGCAAGTTCACCCGCGCCGCCATCAAGAAGCTTGAAGCGGCGAAGATGAAGACGCTCCCCATCGACGCGGACGAGCTCTTCACGAAGGTGTCCGCCTACGACGTGGTGGACGAGAACACGGGTGAGGTCATCCTCGAGTGCAACGAGGAGGTCTCCCAGGACAAGGTCGACGAGCTCCTCAAGCGCAACATCAAGGAGTTCAAGGTCCTCTTCATCGACAACCTCAACGTGGGTCCGTACCTGCGTGAGACGTTGATGCTGGACAAGCTCGAGACCCCCGAGCAGTCCATCATGGAGATCTACCGCCGCCTGCGTCCTGGCGATCCGCCGACGCCGGAGACGGCCATCAACCTGTTCACGAACCTGTTCTTCAACCCGGAGCGCTACGACCTCTCCAAGGTCGGCCGCCTCAAGTTGAACTTCAAGTTCGGTCTCGAGGAGCCGCTCGACGGGCAGATCCTCACCAAG
Encoded here:
- the tuf gene encoding elongation factor Tu; translated protein: MAKEKFERNKPHVNIGTIGHVDHGKTSLTAAITKVLAKTGGATFLAYDQIDKAPEERERGITISTAHVEYQTANRHYAHVDCPGHADYVKNMITGAAQMDGAILVVSAADGPMPQTREHILLARQVGVPYIVVFLNKVDLLDDPELRELVEMEVRDLLKKYEFPGDTIPIIPGSAVKALEGDASDIGEPAILKLMAAVDSYIPTPQRATDKPFLMPVEDVFSIAGRGTVATGRVERGKVKVGEEVEVVGLRPTQKTVVTGVEMFRKLLDEGMAGDNIGALVRGLKREDMERGQVIAKPGSITPHTKFKAQIYVLSKEEGGRHTPFFKGYRPQFYFRTTDVTGTVKLPENVEMVMPGDNIAIEVELITPVAMEKELRFAVREGGRTVGAGVVAEVVE
- the rpmG gene encoding 50S ribosomal protein L33; translation: MPKGNRSIISLECTVCKERNYTTTKNKRKSQDKLELSKFCSRCRKHTDHKEGKV
- the secE gene encoding preprotein translocase subunit SecE, with product MATASEASQQANRSAMDPKRLVVIFYLLAAIVLALFLERVFGMLWASFGWPDGVLIEGSDWKVSTLVGYVSAVGLALLGYFHPKTHTLSLEVASELMKVSWPTWPETRTSTMAVVVASLVAAVLLFCIDSAAYKLMVDWLPALWGKL
- the nusG gene encoding transcription termination/antitermination protein NusG, with translation MAMKWYVVHTYSNFENQAKKSLEEKVRLEGLQDQFGEILIPMEQVVEMVKGEKKTSRRKFFPGYIFVQMELNDRTLHLVKNTPKITGFPGTVQNQNPLPISDQEVARLTSQISEGTLKPKPKVQFDDGDTVRVIDGPFANFNGTVEEVNAEKGRVKVLVSIFGRATPVELDFMQVEKTTG
- the rplK gene encoding 50S ribosomal protein L11, which encodes MKKVTGQVKLQIPAGKANPAPPIGPALGQQGVNIMEFCKQFNAKTQAEAKEGLIIPVIITVYQDRSFTFILKTPPAAVLIKKAAGLHTEKKKGSGAKKPGKEKVGQITRAQLEEIAKKKIQDTTAASLEACMNTIAGTARSMGIDVVG
- the rplA gene encoding 50S ribosomal protein L1, which encodes MAQNGKKFRAAAAMVDREKRYSVAEGFQLLKKTVDARASKYDQTVDVAINLGVDPKHADQMVRGAVVLPNGTGATVRVAVFAKGERATEATNAGADVVGAEDLQKRIEEGFLDFDTVIATPDMMGVVGRLGKVLGPRGLMPNPKVGTVTMDVAKAIRDAKGGKVDFRVEKAGIVHAKMGKASFAADKLEGNFNALVDLVMKLKPATAKGVYLKGIAISTTMGPGIKIDTQEILARHR
- the rplJ gene encoding 50S ribosomal protein L10 is translated as MLKSEKEEMIKELHEKFSRTKSAVVAEFSKVDVETVTKLRKKFREGGVEYKVIKNTLARRAAQGTDVAVIADDFTGPVALCLSYGDVVAPAKILTEFTKDLEDKIKIRSAVVDGRKVDVNGVKQLAKLPGLNELRAQLLGMLNQPAGKLVRTIAAPGSQLARVIQAHADKSQG
- the rplL gene encoding 50S ribosomal protein L7/L12, producing MADLNAIVEQLSGLTIIEAANLVKALEEKWGVSAAAVAVAAPAGGAAPAAAVEEKTEFTVVLSNAGANKINVIKEIRAITGLGLKEAKDLVEGAPKTVKEGVNKDDAKKIKDQLVAAGATVDIK